The following proteins come from a genomic window of Triticum aestivum cultivar Chinese Spring chromosome 6A, IWGSC CS RefSeq v2.1, whole genome shotgun sequence:
- the LOC123128480 gene encoding galactoside 2-alpha-L-fucosyltransferase isoform X2, with the protein MGRSGEGPALPRRQRAGPGAGAKGKPPRGGAAQRFALSVCFLLIPAVLLLQRRQAGPAPEWLFRGDLFLPEVSRDIRDDMPDDLSPSAQIDYDRLLGGLLIEGFDERSCRSRYQFARYHRNAARVLSPYLIERLRRQEALQKKCGPGTKSYNNAVKQLRSTQSINGTSDCNYLFLIIHAGMGNRMLEITSAFLYALLTGRVLLVDRYKQIANTFCEPFPGTSWLIPSDFPLSYNEFTKHSPESYGNMLQENVIRGNTYRSLASARPPYVYLHLDGDYAFHDKLFYCEDDQQFLQGVPWLIMRTDMYFVPSLFLIPSFQDELSKLFPEKDTVFHHLGRYLLHPTNDIWYSATTYYRAYLAKADKVVGIQIRIFEKKGILQRNGPFPHVLEQILSCAQGEKLLPEIGVTDEAAARNNRTIAVLATSLSSWYSDQIRERYSEHHTVDGTTVKVYQPSHEEYQKKKNRKHNMKALAEIYLLSMSDVLITSGFSTFGYVAQGLAGLTPWIMYRPENHVVPEPPCGRAMSIEPCFHQAPYFDCKAKRDADLGKVVPYVRHCEDVSWGLKIVNETRL; encoded by the exons ATGGGGAGGAGCGGCGAGGGGCCGGCGCTGCCGCGGCGGCAGCGGGCGGGGCCGGGGGCGGGGGCGAAGGGGAAGCCGCCGCGCGGTGGCGCCGCGCAGCGGTTCGCGCTGTCGGTGTGCTTCCTGCTGATCCCGGCCGTGCTGCTCCTGCAGCGGCGGCAAGCCGGGCCGGCGCCGGAGTGGCTCTTCCGGGGGGATCTCTTCCTGCCGGAGGTGAGCCGAG ATATAAGAGATGATATGCCTGATGATTTATCTCCATCGGCACAAATTGATTATGACAGACTTCTGGGTGGCCTTCTGATCGAGGGATTTGATGAAAGATCGTGTCGCAGCAGGTACCAGTTTGCACGTTATCACAGGAATGCAGCAAGAGTACTTTCTCCATACCTCATAGAAAGATTAAGGAGACAAGAAGCACTGCAGAAGAAGTGTGGTCCAGGCACCAAATCATACAACAATGCTGTAAAACAGCTCAGGTCCACTCAGAGCATCAACGGCACATCGGATTGCAACTATCTCTTCTTGATAATCCATGCCGGGATGGGTAACCGGATGCTTGAGATCACTTCAGCGTTTCTTTACGCACTTTTGACAGGCAGGGTTTTGCTCGTGGACCGTTATAAGCAGATTGCCAACACTTTCTGTGAGCCTTTTCCTGGAACTTCATGGTTGATTCCTTCAGATTTCCCTCTGAGCTATAATGAGTTCACCAAGCATAGTCCAGAGAGCTATGGTAACATGTTGCAGGAAAATGTTATCCGTGGCAACACATATCGGTCTCTAGCCAGTGCTAGGCCTCCCTATGTGTACCTCCATCTTGATGGTGACTACGCTTTCCACGACAAGCTTTTCTATTGCGAAGACGATCAACAGTTCCTGCAAGGTGTGCCGTGGCTGATCATGCGGACCGACATGTACTTTGTGCCGTCACTGTTTCTTATCCCAAGTTTCCAAGATGAACTGAGCAAGCTGTTTCCTGAGAAGGACACCGTTTTCCATCACTTGGGCCGGTATCTTCTTCATCCAACAAATGATATCTGGTATTCGGCGACAACGTACTACAGGGCCTACCTTGCTAAAGCTGATAAAGTAGTGGGGATTCAGATCAGAATATTTGAAAAGAAGGGCATCTTGCAAAGAAATGGGCCATTTCCACACGTTTTAGAACAGATCCTTTCTTGTGCTCAAGGTGAAAAGCTGCTGCCAGAAATCGGTGTGACCGATGAAGCTGCCGCTCGGAATAACCGGACAATCGCCGTTCTCGCGACCTCTTTGAGCTCTTGGTACAGTGATCAGATTAGGGAAAGGTACAGCGAGCACCACACCGTCGACGGCACCACGGTGAAAGTTTACCAGCCGAGCCACGAGGAgtaccagaagaagaagaacaggaaGCACAACATGAAGGCGCTGGCGGAGATCTACCTGCTGAGCATGAGCGATGTGCTCATCACCAGCGGCTTCTCCACCTTCGGCTACGTCGCGCAGGGCCTCGCCGGCCTCACGCCGTGGATCATGTACAGGCCCGAGAACCATGTCGTGCCGGAGCCGCCGTGCGGCCGTGCCATGTCCATCGAGCCGTGCTTCCACCAGGCCCCCTACTTCGACTGCAAGGCCAAGAGGGACGCCGACCTGGGCAAGGTGGTGCCGTACGTGAGGCACTGCGAGGACGTCAGCTGGGGCCTCAAGATTGTAAATGAAACTCGGTTGTAG
- the LOC123128480 gene encoding galactoside 2-alpha-L-fucosyltransferase isoform X1 — protein MEKQPSGWRGSNGGHEESLPLRGGGGLETEARAPHPHAADQQEAGRGRHRRNCARAALLLCLLTLPACILALWNLRADSSSQMLFDVDLPKDDDDDGQDIRDDMPDDLSPSAQIDYDRLLGGLLIEGFDERSCRSRYQFARYHRNAARVLSPYLIERLRRQEALQKKCGPGTKSYNNAVKQLRSTQSINGTSDCNYLFLIIHAGMGNRMLEITSAFLYALLTGRVLLVDRYKQIANTFCEPFPGTSWLIPSDFPLSYNEFTKHSPESYGNMLQENVIRGNTYRSLASARPPYVYLHLDGDYAFHDKLFYCEDDQQFLQGVPWLIMRTDMYFVPSLFLIPSFQDELSKLFPEKDTVFHHLGRYLLHPTNDIWYSATTYYRAYLAKADKVVGIQIRIFEKKGILQRNGPFPHVLEQILSCAQGEKLLPEIGVTDEAAARNNRTIAVLATSLSSWYSDQIRERYSEHHTVDGTTVKVYQPSHEEYQKKKNRKHNMKALAEIYLLSMSDVLITSGFSTFGYVAQGLAGLTPWIMYRPENHVVPEPPCGRAMSIEPCFHQAPYFDCKAKRDADLGKVVPYVRHCEDVSWGLKIVNETRL, from the exons ATGGAGAAACAACCGAGCGGCTGGCGTGGGAGCAACGGCGGCCACGAGGAGAGTCTGCccctgcgcggcggcggcggcctggagaCGGAGGCAAGGGCGCCGCACCCCCACGCCGCGGACCAGCAGGAGGCGGGGCGGGGCAGGCACCGGCGCAACTGCGCGCGCGCCGCGCTGCTGCTCTGCCTGCTCACGCTCCCGGCCTGCATCCTCGCCCTCTGGAACCTGCGGGCCGACTCCTCGTCGCAGATGCTCTTCGACGTCGACCTCCcaaaggacgacgacgacgacggccaaG ATATAAGAGATGATATGCCTGATGATTTATCTCCATCGGCACAAATTGATTATGACAGACTTCTGGGTGGCCTTCTGATCGAGGGATTTGATGAAAGATCGTGTCGCAGCAGGTACCAGTTTGCACGTTATCACAGGAATGCAGCAAGAGTACTTTCTCCATACCTCATAGAAAGATTAAGGAGACAAGAAGCACTGCAGAAGAAGTGTGGTCCAGGCACCAAATCATACAACAATGCTGTAAAACAGCTCAGGTCCACTCAGAGCATCAACGGCACATCGGATTGCAACTATCTCTTCTTGATAATCCATGCCGGGATGGGTAACCGGATGCTTGAGATCACTTCAGCGTTTCTTTACGCACTTTTGACAGGCAGGGTTTTGCTCGTGGACCGTTATAAGCAGATTGCCAACACTTTCTGTGAGCCTTTTCCTGGAACTTCATGGTTGATTCCTTCAGATTTCCCTCTGAGCTATAATGAGTTCACCAAGCATAGTCCAGAGAGCTATGGTAACATGTTGCAGGAAAATGTTATCCGTGGCAACACATATCGGTCTCTAGCCAGTGCTAGGCCTCCCTATGTGTACCTCCATCTTGATGGTGACTACGCTTTCCACGACAAGCTTTTCTATTGCGAAGACGATCAACAGTTCCTGCAAGGTGTGCCGTGGCTGATCATGCGGACCGACATGTACTTTGTGCCGTCACTGTTTCTTATCCCAAGTTTCCAAGATGAACTGAGCAAGCTGTTTCCTGAGAAGGACACCGTTTTCCATCACTTGGGCCGGTATCTTCTTCATCCAACAAATGATATCTGGTATTCGGCGACAACGTACTACAGGGCCTACCTTGCTAAAGCTGATAAAGTAGTGGGGATTCAGATCAGAATATTTGAAAAGAAGGGCATCTTGCAAAGAAATGGGCCATTTCCACACGTTTTAGAACAGATCCTTTCTTGTGCTCAAGGTGAAAAGCTGCTGCCAGAAATCGGTGTGACCGATGAAGCTGCCGCTCGGAATAACCGGACAATCGCCGTTCTCGCGACCTCTTTGAGCTCTTGGTACAGTGATCAGATTAGGGAAAGGTACAGCGAGCACCACACCGTCGACGGCACCACGGTGAAAGTTTACCAGCCGAGCCACGAGGAgtaccagaagaagaagaacaggaaGCACAACATGAAGGCGCTGGCGGAGATCTACCTGCTGAGCATGAGCGATGTGCTCATCACCAGCGGCTTCTCCACCTTCGGCTACGTCGCGCAGGGCCTCGCCGGCCTCACGCCGTGGATCATGTACAGGCCCGAGAACCATGTCGTGCCGGAGCCGCCGTGCGGCCGTGCCATGTCCATCGAGCCGTGCTTCCACCAGGCCCCCTACTTCGACTGCAAGGCCAAGAGGGACGCCGACCTGGGCAAGGTGGTGCCGTACGTGAGGCACTGCGAGGACGTCAGCTGGGGCCTCAAGATTGTAAATGAAACTCGGTTGTAG